One window from the genome of Macaca fascicularis isolate 582-1 chromosome 7, T2T-MFA8v1.1 encodes:
- the VCPKMT gene encoding protein N-lysine methyltransferase METTL21D isoform X2: MAATPESSLEDPLGSFVRVLEKRDGTVLRLQQYGSGGVGCVVWDAAIVLSKYLETPEFSGDGAHALSRRSVLELGSGTGAVGLMAATLGADVVVTDLEELQDLLKMNINMNKHLVTGSVQAKVLKWGEEIEGFPSPPDYILMADCIYYEESLEPLLKTLKDISGFETCIICCYEQRTMGKNPEIEKKYFEKFTS, from the exons ATGGCGGCTACGCCGGAGTCCTCGCTGGAGGACCCACTGGGGAGCTTTGTGCGCGTGTTGGAGAAGCGGGATGGTACGGTGCTACGACTACAGCAGTATGGCTCCGGCGGCGTGGGTTGCGTTGTTTGGGACGCTGCCATTGTCCTTTCTAAATACCTGGAAACGCCCGAGTTTTCTGGTGACGGGGCCCACGCGCTGAGCCGGCGGTCGGTGCTGGAGCTGGGTTCGGGTACCGGGGCCGTGGGGCTCATGGCCGCTACCCTTGG GGCTGATGTTGTAGTCACCGATCTTGAGGAATTGCAAGACTTGCTGAAGATGAATATTAATATGAACAAGCATCTTGTCACTGGTTCTGTTCAAGCCAAGGTACTGAAATG GGGGGAAGAAATAGAAGGCTTTCCTTCTCCACCCGACTATATACTGATGGCCGACTGCATATACTATGAAGAG tcttTGGAGCCATTGCTGAAAACTCTAAAAGATATCAGTGGATTTGAAACTTGTATTATATGTTGTTATGAACAACGAACAATGGGAAAAAATccagaaattgagaaaaaatattttgag
- the VCPKMT gene encoding protein N-lysine methyltransferase METTL21D isoform X4, whose amino-acid sequence MAATPESSLEDPLGSFVRVLEKRDGTVLRLQQYGSGGVGCVVWDAAIVLSKYLETPEFSGDGAHALSRRSVLELGSGTGAVGLMAATLGADVVVTDLEELQDLLKMNINMNKHLVTGSVQAKGGRNRRLSFSTRLYTDGRLHIL is encoded by the exons ATGGCGGCTACGCCGGAGTCCTCGCTGGAGGACCCACTGGGGAGCTTTGTGCGCGTGTTGGAGAAGCGGGATGGTACGGTGCTACGACTACAGCAGTATGGCTCCGGCGGCGTGGGTTGCGTTGTTTGGGACGCTGCCATTGTCCTTTCTAAATACCTGGAAACGCCCGAGTTTTCTGGTGACGGGGCCCACGCGCTGAGCCGGCGGTCGGTGCTGGAGCTGGGTTCGGGTACCGGGGCCGTGGGGCTCATGGCCGCTACCCTTGG GGCTGATGTTGTAGTCACCGATCTTGAGGAATTGCAAGACTTGCTGAAGATGAATATTAATATGAACAAGCATCTTGTCACTGGTTCTGTTCAAGCCAAG GGGGGAAGAAATAGAAGGCTTTCCTTCTCCACCCGACTATATACTGATGGCCGACTGCATATACTATGA